A region of Granulicella aggregans DNA encodes the following proteins:
- a CDS encoding ABC transporter ATP-binding protein, whose translation MIVVEGLRKSIRNGPRTVDILKGIDFSVPKGEFVAIMGASGSGKSTLLGLLAGLDTPSAGNVHLNGVAISYLAEDKLAQVRGKTIGFVFQSYQLIPTLTALENVLLPHELNSDSKDAAAGMARSRDLLTSVGLGDRLDHYPVQLSGGEQQRVALARAFVLRPPIVLADEPTGNLDSTNGAHVLELLLHLNRTEGTTLVLVTHDPVLATYANRRIILRDGLVVADEVNPNPAGLAETATVAS comes from the coding sequence ATGATCGTCGTCGAAGGACTTCGCAAGTCCATCCGCAACGGCCCACGCACGGTGGACATCCTGAAGGGCATCGACTTCTCGGTGCCGAAGGGCGAGTTCGTTGCCATCATGGGTGCATCTGGCTCCGGCAAGTCCACGCTGCTTGGACTCCTCGCTGGCCTCGACACGCCATCCGCAGGCAATGTACATCTGAACGGCGTTGCCATCAGCTACCTCGCCGAAGACAAGCTCGCGCAGGTTCGCGGCAAGACCATCGGATTCGTCTTCCAGTCCTACCAACTCATTCCGACGCTAACCGCGCTTGAGAACGTTCTGCTCCCACATGAGTTGAACAGCGACTCGAAGGACGCAGCCGCCGGCATGGCGCGCTCCCGCGATCTCCTCACCAGCGTCGGCCTCGGCGACCGCCTCGACCACTACCCCGTGCAGCTCTCCGGTGGCGAACAACAGCGCGTTGCGCTCGCCCGCGCCTTTGTGCTGCGTCCTCCCATAGTGCTCGCTGACGAGCCAACCGGAAATCTCGACAGCACCAACGGTGCGCATGTCCTCGAACTTCTGCTGCACCTCAATCGCACCGAAGGCACCACGCTCGTGCTGGTCACGCACGATCCTGTTCTCGCCACCTACGCCAATCGCAGGATCATTTTGCGCGACGGCCTCGTCGTCGCTGACGAAGTGAATCCCAATCCGGCCGGACTTGCCGAAACGGCAACCGTGGCAAGCTGA
- a CDS encoding arylesterase, whose amino-acid sequence MPAAQDPRPLLVCFGDSLTAGYGADPGQSYPDYLQADLDARGYKYRVVNEGVSGNTTKDGIDRLAGIVAMKPAVVIVEFGGNDGLRGLPIEDSRSHLDTIVGTLKASEAKVLIAGITLPPNYGPAYIKQFDATYPLLAKKYDVPLMPFLLKDVYGVPGMMQADDTHATAAGNKIVAGELVPFLTPLLKK is encoded by the coding sequence GTGCCCGCCGCGCAGGATCCGCGCCCGCTACTGGTCTGTTTCGGGGATAGCCTGACGGCTGGCTACGGAGCCGACCCCGGCCAGAGCTATCCGGACTATCTGCAGGCCGACCTCGACGCGCGGGGCTACAAGTACCGCGTAGTGAACGAAGGCGTAAGCGGGAATACGACGAAGGATGGCATCGATCGATTGGCCGGCATCGTTGCCATGAAGCCTGCGGTGGTGATCGTAGAGTTTGGCGGCAACGATGGCCTGCGCGGCCTGCCGATTGAAGATTCGCGCTCGCACCTGGATACGATCGTTGGAACGTTGAAGGCCAGCGAAGCGAAGGTATTGATCGCAGGAATCACGCTGCCCCCCAACTATGGCCCTGCGTATATCAAGCAGTTCGACGCGACGTATCCGTTGCTCGCAAAGAAGTACGACGTTCCACTGATGCCCTTCCTGCTGAAGGACGTCTACGGCGTGCCAGGAATGATGCAGGCAGACGACACGCACGCGACGGCGGCGGGCAACAAAATCGTGGCGGGCGAGCTAGTTCCCTTCCTTACGCCGCTGCTGAAGAAGTAG
- the truB gene encoding tRNA pseudouridine(55) synthase TruB — MNGLLVLDKPAGLTSHDVVAIVRRATGERSIGHLGTLDPMATGVLPLLLGKYTRLAQFFGHAEKSYTGTIRFGFATDSFDADGEPASEAQPLTKSLEELRDLARHFSGAMQQVPPIFSAKKINGVPAHKLARAGAEVPVKPATIFIHNFALTGLEGDSATFEMTISAGGYVRSVAHELGQLAGCGAHLSSLRRNRAGAFSLADSITVDQLKAVAGDEAAVLALLPHPRAMLTEMPSVTVDDQAAGRLRNGMQVNLPEFSSAPLIKVFTSPTELLGIAKRIAGTLTQPIVVLS; from the coding sequence ATGAACGGTCTTCTTGTACTGGATAAACCCGCGGGGCTGACCTCGCATGATGTTGTCGCAATCGTTCGCCGTGCCACCGGCGAACGCTCCATCGGACACCTGGGCACGCTGGACCCCATGGCCACCGGAGTTTTGCCGCTGCTCCTGGGCAAGTACACTCGGCTGGCACAGTTCTTCGGGCATGCGGAGAAGAGCTATACCGGCACCATTCGCTTCGGCTTTGCGACGGACAGCTTCGACGCAGATGGCGAGCCCGCCTCCGAAGCACAGCCGCTGACGAAGTCTCTCGAAGAGCTTCGTGATCTCGCGCGGCACTTCAGTGGAGCCATGCAGCAGGTTCCTCCGATCTTCTCCGCGAAGAAGATCAACGGCGTGCCCGCGCACAAGCTGGCGCGCGCCGGTGCCGAAGTCCCCGTAAAACCGGCGACTATCTTCATCCACAACTTCGCGCTTACAGGACTCGAAGGCGACTCAGCCACTTTCGAGATGACGATCTCTGCCGGTGGATACGTTCGCTCCGTCGCGCATGAACTTGGCCAGCTTGCGGGCTGCGGAGCTCATCTCTCGTCTCTTCGCCGCAACCGCGCCGGAGCGTTCTCGCTTGCGGATTCCATCACTGTCGATCAATTGAAAGCGGTCGCTGGAGACGAGGCCGCAGTCCTCGCTCTGCTGCCGCATCCCCGGGCCATGCTGACCGAGATGCCTTCTGTCACGGTCGACGATCAGGCCGCTGGAAGGCTGCGCAACGGGATGCAGGTGAATCTGCCGGAGTTTTCAAGCGCTCCGCTGATTAAGGTCTTCACCAGTCCCACAGAGCTTCTTGGAATCGCGAAGCGCATCGCCGGGACGTTGACCCAGCCGATTGTGGTGCTGAGCTAA
- the folE gene encoding GTP cyclohydrolase I FolE translates to MATTPDSLEEVTLASLSTENLYRELLSRIGEDPTRDGLLDTPKRMAKSMAFLTRGYTMDANEVLHNALFDVEYDEMVIVKDIEFYSMCEHHLLPFFGRAHVAYVPNGKVIGLSKIPRLVDMFARRLQVQERLTREIAEAIEQAINPQGVAVILEAQHLCMMMRGVEKQRSETTTSAMRGVFKEQQSTRNEFLSLVRRNS, encoded by the coding sequence TTGGCAACCACACCTGATTCCCTTGAAGAAGTAACGCTCGCATCTCTCTCCACCGAGAACCTCTACCGCGAACTGCTCTCGCGGATCGGCGAAGACCCCACTCGCGACGGCTTGCTTGATACACCTAAGCGCATGGCAAAGTCGATGGCGTTCCTGACCCGCGGCTACACCATGGACGCGAACGAAGTTCTTCACAACGCGCTCTTCGACGTCGAGTACGACGAGATGGTCATCGTCAAGGACATCGAGTTCTACTCCATGTGCGAGCACCACCTGCTGCCGTTCTTCGGCAGGGCACACGTCGCTTATGTGCCTAATGGCAAGGTCATCGGCCTCAGCAAAATTCCTCGACTCGTCGATATGTTCGCCCGCCGTCTACAGGTGCAGGAGCGGCTGACGCGAGAGATCGCGGAGGCGATCGAACAGGCGATCAATCCGCAGGGAGTCGCCGTCATCCTTGAGGCGCAGCATCTGTGCATGATGATGCGTGGCGTGGAGAAGCAGCGCTCGGAGACCACGACCTCCGCCATGCGCGGCGTCTTCAAAGAGCAGCAGAGCACGCGCAACGAGTTTCTCTCGCTCGTCCGCCGCAACAGCTGA
- a CDS encoding 6-carboxytetrahydropterin synthase, with protein MPAESSAIVKKTPVASLSRRYHFSASHRLHSNTYDEQRNREVFGKCNNPYGHGHNYVVQVTFKGPVDATTGMVCNLGDLDAFARTNLLDRFDHTNLNTLKCFAEKVSTTENLAIECHKIFDSFPFARLENVHVEETSNNSFDYAGEGSTPPEAGR; from the coding sequence ATGCCGGCTGAATCGTCCGCCATCGTGAAGAAGACGCCCGTTGCCAGCCTCTCGCGGCGGTATCACTTCAGCGCGTCCCATCGCTTACACAGCAACACTTATGACGAGCAGCGAAATCGCGAGGTCTTCGGCAAGTGCAACAACCCTTACGGCCACGGCCATAACTACGTCGTGCAGGTGACCTTCAAAGGCCCTGTGGATGCGACAACGGGCATGGTCTGCAACCTCGGCGACCTCGATGCGTTCGCACGCACGAATCTGCTAGATCGCTTTGACCACACGAATCTGAACACGCTCAAGTGCTTTGCGGAGAAGGTATCTACAACAGAGAATCTAGCAATCGAATGTCACAAAATCTTCGATAGCTTCCCCTTCGCGCGGCTCGAGAACGTTCACGTGGAAGAGACAAGCAACAACTCCTTCGACTACGCGGGCGAGGGAAGCACGCCGCCTGAAGCTGGGCGATAG
- a CDS encoding 6-pyruvoyl trahydropterin synthase family protein yields MIFLTRKAEFSSAHFYWNDAWSQEENERVFGKCANRNGHGHNYTLEVTVGGQVDPVSGFVVDLKELKDILEREVVSVYDHRHLNLEVPEFKTLIPTTENIAISIWHRLDGKIPNAKLHRVRVYEMPDLFADCYGEQDAG; encoded by the coding sequence ATGATCTTTCTTACCCGCAAGGCCGAGTTCTCCTCGGCACATTTTTACTGGAACGATGCCTGGTCGCAGGAAGAGAACGAGCGCGTCTTCGGCAAGTGCGCCAATCGTAACGGCCACGGGCACAATTACACGCTGGAGGTTACGGTCGGGGGCCAGGTCGATCCTGTCAGCGGATTTGTCGTCGACCTGAAAGAGTTGAAAGACATCCTGGAGCGCGAGGTAGTCAGTGTCTACGACCATCGTCACCTCAACCTCGAGGTTCCAGAGTTCAAGACGCTTATCCCGACGACGGAGAACATCGCAATCTCTATCTGGCACCGGCTGGACGGCAAGATTCCCAATGCGAAGCTGCATCGCGTCCGTGTCTACGAGATGCCTGACCTCTTCGCCGATTGCTACGGAGAGCAAGATGCCGGCTGA
- a CDS encoding glycosyltransferase, whose amino-acid sequence MANSTDVVEDEAPPFELSVVIPARNEQISLPECLASLLAQSERGFLLGEHWEILLVDDESTDRTAEIVAAAAAGNPGVHVIAAPPLDLSDRGGFTGKNNACWAAAQQAKGKWLLFTDADTIHESGDLSRALHEARRNQVDLLSYSPHQIVTGFWQRAVMPLVFSELASVYPPKQVNDPSKRIAAANGQFLMVESESYFAIGGHRGVGPEVLEDVAIARRIKRSNRKIRFRYAPDALSARMYRTLPEMIEGWTKNLALLFPSPIYLALWRILDVLLFFGIPAIALSWPFMTSLQRGLLLLIWLRTLWRFYARVARSNFPALDCALAIAGIPLFVYLLVRSDIHHRIKKNVQWKGRSIPTARQG is encoded by the coding sequence GTGGCGAATAGTACAGATGTTGTCGAAGACGAGGCTCCTCCGTTTGAATTGAGCGTGGTCATTCCGGCCCGAAACGAGCAGATCTCTCTGCCGGAGTGCCTGGCCTCTTTGCTGGCGCAGAGCGAACGCGGATTTCTCCTGGGCGAGCATTGGGAGATATTGCTTGTCGACGATGAATCGACCGATCGCACAGCCGAGATAGTTGCCGCAGCGGCGGCAGGGAATCCCGGTGTCCATGTGATCGCCGCACCGCCGCTCGATCTCTCTGACCGCGGTGGATTTACGGGCAAAAATAACGCCTGCTGGGCGGCGGCGCAACAGGCAAAAGGGAAGTGGCTGCTCTTCACCGACGCCGATACGATCCACGAGTCCGGCGATCTTTCGCGTGCACTGCACGAGGCCCGCAGGAATCAGGTTGATCTGCTCTCCTACTCGCCGCACCAGATCGTCACAGGTTTCTGGCAGCGCGCGGTCATGCCGCTGGTCTTCTCGGAGCTCGCCAGCGTCTATCCGCCCAAACAGGTCAACGATCCCTCGAAACGAATCGCCGCGGCCAACGGGCAGTTTCTTATGGTCGAAAGCGAATCCTACTTTGCGATCGGAGGCCACCGCGGTGTCGGCCCCGAAGTGCTTGAGGACGTGGCCATCGCACGAAGGATCAAGCGCAGCAACCGAAAGATCCGCTTCCGCTATGCTCCGGATGCGCTGTCGGCGCGCATGTATCGGACGCTGCCGGAGATGATCGAAGGCTGGACGAAGAACCTCGCGCTCCTCTTTCCCAGCCCAATCTACCTTGCGCTCTGGCGCATCCTCGACGTGCTGCTCTTCTTCGGCATTCCCGCTATCGCGCTCAGTTGGCCCTTCATGACCAGCCTGCAGCGTGGACTTCTTCTCCTGATCTGGCTGCGTACGCTTTGGCGCTTCTACGCTCGCGTCGCACGCTCCAACTTTCCCGCGCTCGACTGCGCTCTGGCCATCGCCGGAATTCCTTTGTTCGTGTACTTGTTGGTTCGCAGCGACATTCATCACCGCATCAAAAAGAACGTGCAGTGGAAGGGCCGCAGCATTCCTACGGCCCGCCAGGGTTGA
- a CDS encoding TlpA family protein disulfide reductase — MPRSRISATMMGFVVSAVLFTGCERGDHPGNIGKPAPQFSVSDGVQSADLSKLRGKVVVLNLWATWCAPCVEELPSLLAMQKELPDVAVVAISIDQDDATYRNFLVRHHVDLVTIRDESARINTLYGTAQIPETYVIDRDGILRRKFVSAQNWTSPEIMDYLKRL, encoded by the coding sequence GTGCCGCGAAGCAGAATTTCAGCAACCATGATGGGGTTTGTCGTCTCCGCCGTTCTGTTTACCGGCTGCGAACGTGGCGACCATCCGGGCAACATCGGGAAACCAGCGCCGCAGTTCTCCGTCTCGGATGGCGTGCAATCCGCCGACCTGAGCAAACTGCGCGGCAAAGTCGTCGTGCTGAATCTGTGGGCCACGTGGTGCGCCCCTTGCGTGGAGGAGCTTCCCAGCTTGCTCGCCATGCAGAAGGAGCTTCCTGACGTTGCAGTCGTCGCCATCAGCATCGACCAGGACGACGCAACGTATCGCAACTTCCTGGTGCGCCACCATGTCGATCTAGTCACCATTCGCGACGAAAGCGCGCGCATCAACACACTCTACGGCACCGCTCAAATCCCAGAAACCTACGTAATCGACCGCGACGGCATTCTGCGGCGGAAGTTCGTCTCCGCCCAGAACTGGACCAGCCCGGAGATCATGGATTACCTGAAAAGACTTTAG
- a CDS encoding tyrosine-type recombinase/integrase has protein sequence MTNTRSNRYQEGTIERVKRAKGPDVWVYRWRELQADGTRVQRKKTIGDVRRLKTKDDVKRAVENLRAEINAQQEHLGKVTMRELIGHFQAEELSILKDGEPEDGETKRSPTTIQCYLDNFKLHILPKWGDKYVDEIETIDVEKWLRSLKSTREGDKRNLAPATKAKLRNQMSCVYSHGLRHKLAHTDPIKGLVKGAGVRQGSARVHIPDILTLAEMQAILAGLTEPMHRTLILVAAVTGIRRSEIRGLRWSDVDFDRLWLSLKRGIVRQLETRLKTEGSRKGVPVTQDLADALLEWRRLTPYPTDEDWVFASPAKEGKSPVWLDVVMQNYIKPAAKKAGVMKCIGWHTFRRSLASILADKGENVKVVQELLRHANSSITMDLYQQAGADAKRQAQAHVGSLFVVPKAS, from the coding sequence ATGACCAACACTCGAAGCAACAGATACCAAGAAGGAACGATTGAGCGCGTCAAACGCGCCAAAGGCCCAGATGTGTGGGTCTATAGATGGCGCGAGCTTCAGGCGGACGGAACCCGCGTCCAGCGGAAGAAGACGATCGGCGACGTCAGGCGGTTGAAGACGAAGGACGACGTCAAACGCGCTGTGGAGAACCTGCGTGCGGAGATCAACGCTCAGCAGGAACATCTGGGCAAAGTAACGATGAGGGAATTGATCGGGCATTTTCAGGCTGAAGAGTTGAGCATCCTCAAGGACGGAGAGCCCGAGGACGGAGAGACGAAACGATCGCCCACGACCATCCAGTGCTACCTCGACAACTTCAAGCTCCACATCCTGCCAAAGTGGGGCGATAAATACGTGGATGAGATTGAGACCATCGATGTAGAGAAGTGGCTCCGATCCTTGAAGTCTACGCGAGAGGGTGACAAGCGTAATCTCGCCCCGGCGACTAAGGCAAAACTGAGGAATCAGATGTCCTGCGTATACTCGCATGGTCTTAGACACAAATTGGCCCACACAGATCCGATCAAAGGCCTCGTCAAGGGTGCAGGTGTGCGACAAGGTTCGGCGCGAGTTCATATCCCTGACATCCTGACCCTTGCGGAGATGCAGGCTATCCTCGCTGGCCTGACCGAACCGATGCATCGCACGCTGATCCTCGTGGCGGCGGTCACCGGCATCCGCAGATCCGAGATTCGAGGGCTTCGTTGGTCCGACGTAGATTTCGACCGTCTCTGGCTCTCCCTCAAACGCGGGATAGTCCGTCAGTTGGAGACGAGACTAAAGACCGAGGGAAGCAGGAAGGGGGTGCCGGTGACCCAGGATTTAGCCGACGCGCTTCTGGAATGGAGACGGCTGACTCCTTACCCAACCGATGAAGATTGGGTGTTCGCCTCGCCCGCGAAGGAAGGGAAGTCCCCGGTATGGCTCGATGTCGTTATGCAGAACTACATCAAGCCAGCCGCAAAGAAAGCGGGCGTCATGAAGTGTATTGGCTGGCACACCTTCCGCCGGAGCCTGGCCTCCATACTTGCGGACAAGGGAGAGAACGTCAAGGTAGTTCAGGAACTGCTGCGCCATGCGAATTCGTCGATCACGATGGACCTGTATCAGCAGGCGGGCGCAGATGCGAAGCGGCAGGCCCAGGCCCATGTAGGCAGTCTGTTTGTTGTGCCAAAGGCAAGTTAG
- a CDS encoding helix-turn-helix domain-containing protein — MDTLRTTSQSTFEPLWTPADAGIYLGVHPKTVVKMARLGQLPALRLGKHWRFRRADLVAWAESRVKSSCQLGE; from the coding sequence ATGGACACGCTGCGCACTACCTCGCAATCAACCTTTGAACCGCTCTGGACTCCAGCCGACGCAGGGATCTACCTCGGTGTCCACCCGAAAACTGTGGTCAAGATGGCCCGCCTCGGTCAGCTTCCAGCCCTCCGCCTGGGGAAGCACTGGAGGTTCCGTCGCGCTGATCTTGTCGCCTGGGCCGAGTCTAGGGTAAAGTCGTCATGCCAGCTCGGCGAGTGA